A part of Paenibacillus donghaensis genomic DNA contains:
- a CDS encoding voltage-gated chloride channel family protein, with translation MRDKLVIWRKFAAERSYTALWSTFMKWTILGSIVGLLAGSASAVFLESLDYVTSARLSQPWLLYLLPLGGALVSYLYMKVGESSSRGNNLILEQIQEGKETIPLRMAPLVLFGTLITHLFGGSAGREGTAVQMGGSLADAFGRWIKISPLDRKILLMCGISAGFGSIFGTPLAGTLFGLEVATLGIISQQALLPCFVASFIGDLVTTKLWGVQHIHYAVSEYPALNLPVLLKVVLASVLFGLTSLLFSETIHFLKKSLAAIIHSPVLRSAAGGLIVIALVYIVGSRDYLGLGIPLISSSFEEGVSTFAFLWKLIFTTLTLGTGFQGGEVTPLFAIGATLGDTLAGILHLYGPFLASLGFIAVFCGAANTPIACFLMGIELFGSQGAVYMFIACLVSYLCSGHSGIYTSQQIGISKSQLITYPAGTSLATAKLRRAEAKANNKNGI, from the coding sequence CGCGCTTTGGAGCACCTTCATGAAATGGACGATTCTGGGTTCCATAGTCGGACTGCTGGCCGGGAGCGCATCGGCGGTTTTCCTGGAAAGTCTGGATTACGTCACATCAGCTCGGCTGAGCCAGCCTTGGCTGTTGTATCTGCTGCCGCTGGGCGGCGCATTAGTCAGCTATCTGTATATGAAGGTAGGAGAGAGCAGCTCCAGGGGCAACAATCTGATTCTCGAACAGATTCAGGAGGGCAAAGAAACCATCCCGCTCAGGATGGCACCGCTGGTCTTGTTCGGCACGCTGATCACCCATTTGTTCGGCGGTTCCGCCGGGCGGGAAGGGACCGCTGTCCAGATGGGCGGTAGCCTTGCCGATGCATTCGGCCGCTGGATCAAGATCAGCCCGCTGGATCGCAAGATCCTGCTGATGTGCGGGATCAGCGCAGGCTTTGGCTCGATTTTTGGCACCCCGCTTGCAGGTACGTTATTCGGCTTGGAGGTAGCGACACTGGGAATCATCAGCCAACAGGCCTTGCTGCCCTGTTTTGTGGCCAGCTTCATCGGGGATCTGGTAACCACCAAGCTGTGGGGTGTGCAGCATATCCATTATGCTGTGAGTGAATACCCGGCGCTGAATCTTCCCGTACTGCTGAAGGTAGTGCTGGCTTCCGTACTATTTGGATTGACCAGTCTGCTGTTCAGCGAAACGATTCATTTTCTCAAAAAAAGCTTGGCCGCCATCATCCACAGTCCGGTATTAAGAAGCGCAGCAGGCGGACTGATTGTTATCGCACTTGTATACATAGTAGGTTCGCGCGACTACCTGGGACTTGGCATTCCGCTGATTAGCAGTTCTTTTGAAGAGGGCGTGTCGACGTTTGCCTTCCTCTGGAAGCTGATCTTCACCACACTTACGCTCGGAACTGGTTTCCAGGGCGGGGAGGTGACACCGCTGTTCGCCATTGGAGCGACATTGGGTGACACTTTGGCAGGCATTCTTCATCTATACGGGCCATTTCTGGCCTCGCTGGGATTCATCGCCGTCTTCTGCGGAGCGGCTAATACGCCGATCGCCTGTTTCCTGATGGGCATCGAATTGTTCGGCTCGCAGGGTGCGGTATACATGTTCATTGCTTGTCTGGTCAGCTATTTATGCTCCGGCCACAGCGGGATCTATACCTCACAGCAGATTGGCATCTCCAAAAGCCAGCTGATCACCTACCCGGCAGGGACTAGCCTGGCAACGGCCAAACTGCGGCGTGCAGAAGCTAAAGCGAACAATAAAAATGGCATATAA
- a CDS encoding helix-turn-helix domain-containing protein, protein MMIRIKLDVMMAERKMSLNRLSELVDLTPANLSILKNEKGKAIRFTTLDALCKALNCQPGDLLEYIQNTEEPQT, encoded by the coding sequence ATGATGATACGCATAAAGCTTGATGTGATGATGGCTGAACGTAAAATGTCTCTAAACCGACTCTCCGAGCTGGTCGATCTTACCCCGGCCAACCTGTCCATCCTCAAGAATGAGAAGGGTAAGGCGATCCGCTTCACCACGCTGGACGCCTTGTGCAAAGCGCTGAACTGTCAGCCCGGCGATCTGCTGGAGTACATTCAGAACACAGAGGAACCACAAACCTGA
- a CDS encoding alanyl-tRNA editing protein, translated as MTDKLYYDSAYISMWETTIQEVLEREDGIYVALEQTAFYPHGGGQPCDRGEISGIAVLDVVSEEGKVLHKLESLPQERQGSCRLDWETRFDHMQQHSGQHLLSAVCLKLAGAVTASFHLGNEDCTIDVERVELSETLLASIEQEVNLEIYRNHRIVSHWVSAQEAAKLPLVKAPTVTEEIRIVEIQEVEYNACGGTHVAATGEIGIIKLLRTEKIKGKTRIYFKCGTRALNEFNEQMKILAALSVRFNTGKEEIMDRIQKADQEQKLLQSQLNAAKEQLDSYLAQELLAQEDGGLISYIFADKPLKDLQSLATKLTAQTDAAVLLATTMESKLVYAHSGSGELSCGAFFKTHLAGFNGKGGGSAVMAQAGFPSWDEALSFYEFTRAQAR; from the coding sequence ATGACTGATAAACTGTATTATGATTCCGCCTATATCTCCATGTGGGAAACGACCATTCAAGAGGTGCTGGAACGGGAGGACGGGATTTATGTGGCGCTTGAGCAAACGGCCTTCTACCCGCATGGTGGGGGCCAGCCCTGTGACAGGGGGGAGATCTCGGGCATCGCTGTTCTTGATGTAGTAAGTGAAGAGGGCAAGGTACTGCATAAGCTGGAAAGTTTGCCGCAAGAACGGCAGGGAAGCTGCCGGCTCGACTGGGAGACGCGGTTTGACCATATGCAACAGCATAGCGGACAGCATCTGCTCTCCGCCGTCTGTCTGAAACTGGCCGGGGCGGTGACGGCAAGCTTCCATCTGGGCAATGAGGATTGTACGATCGATGTGGAAAGGGTAGAATTGTCGGAGACGCTGCTCGCCTCCATTGAGCAGGAGGTTAATCTGGAGATTTACCGTAACCACCGGATTGTCAGCCATTGGGTAAGCGCGCAGGAAGCTGCCAAACTGCCGCTGGTCAAAGCACCCACAGTGACAGAGGAAATCCGGATTGTAGAGATCCAAGAGGTGGAGTACAACGCCTGCGGCGGAACACATGTAGCTGCAACGGGTGAGATCGGCATAATCAAGCTGCTGAGAACGGAGAAGATCAAAGGCAAGACACGAATCTATTTCAAATGCGGCACCCGTGCCCTGAACGAATTCAATGAACAGATGAAGATTCTGGCAGCCCTGTCCGTCAGGTTCAATACCGGCAAAGAAGAGATTATGGACCGCATTCAAAAAGCGGATCAGGAGCAGAAGCTGCTTCAGTCGCAGCTGAACGCGGCCAAGGAGCAGCTCGACAGTTATTTGGCACAAGAGCTGCTGGCGCAAGAGGATGGAGGGCTGATCTCGTATATTTTTGCGGACAAGCCGCTGAAGGATCTCCAGAGCCTTGCCACTAAGCTGACCGCTCAGACGGATGCTGCTGTATTGCTGGCCACGACGATGGAGAGTAAGCTGGTGTATGCCCACAGCGGCAGCGGTGAGTTGTCTTGCGGAGCCTTTTTTAAGACGCATCTGGCAGGCTTTAACGGCAAAGGCGGCGGCAGCGCAGTCATGGCCCAGGCCGGATTCCCGTCATGGGATGAGGCCCTTTCGTTCTATGAGTTCACAAGAGCACAAGCACGTTAG
- a CDS encoding GNAT family N-acetyltransferase, translating into MMKLDFATLEDWDEELWSRVEPLYLTAFPSGAKPVSILRSMVERKLACLHIGRSGGEYIAMAITGLGGKDPEQVLIIDYMAVREDHRGQGLGTLFLRQIREWAVHSFQLKALVIEVEAGNSPVHWERVHFWERCGFMLTAYIHQYIWVPEPYQAMLLPLEPDFMVKDEGQSLFKAINNFHKVSFRPQKHP; encoded by the coding sequence ATGATGAAACTTGATTTCGCAACACTCGAAGATTGGGATGAAGAGTTATGGAGCAGAGTAGAACCGCTGTATTTGACTGCTTTTCCGTCAGGGGCCAAGCCTGTGTCCATTCTGCGCAGCATGGTGGAGCGTAAGCTTGCCTGTCTGCATATCGGAAGGAGCGGCGGCGAGTATATAGCGATGGCAATCACCGGACTTGGAGGGAAAGACCCGGAACAGGTGCTGATTATTGACTATATGGCTGTACGTGAGGATCATCGGGGCCAGGGATTGGGGACGTTGTTTCTGCGGCAGATCCGGGAATGGGCGGTGCACAGCTTCCAGCTGAAGGCACTGGTGATCGAAGTAGAAGCCGGAAACAGCCCAGTTCACTGGGAGCGGGTGCACTTCTGGGAGCGCTGCGGGTTCATGCTGACGGCCTATATCCATCAGTATATCTGGGTGCCTGAGCCTTATCAGGCCATGCTGCTGCCGCTTGAACCGGACTTTATGGTTAAGGACGAAGGGCAATCGCTGTTCAAGGCAATCAACAATTTCCACAAGGTCAGCTTTCGGCCGCAAAAACACCCCTGA
- a CDS encoding TetR/AcrR family transcriptional regulator codes for MTEKSALKKRLILEAAHQVFIRKGFTAATMTDIVEQCGISRGGLYRYYSSTEELFRALMSENTDTMRAAFEDMMGAGMTFRDIMELFIQEQKVELLEIHHSLMTAAYEFFLSHKSAGDRELLRGQYEQNTTLLAGLISYGNQRGELEVDSAPAAASRIVVFIEGLRVLSLSVELTEAFITEQLGFIQNQLYGRNNA; via the coding sequence ATGACAGAGAAATCAGCGTTAAAAAAACGTCTTATCCTGGAGGCCGCCCACCAGGTATTTATCCGTAAAGGCTTCACCGCCGCTACAATGACGGATATCGTGGAGCAATGCGGCATCAGCCGGGGCGGCTTGTACAGGTATTACAGCTCCACGGAGGAGCTGTTTCGGGCGTTAATGAGCGAGAATACGGATACGATGCGAGCGGCTTTTGAAGATATGATGGGGGCAGGCATGACATTCCGTGATATCATGGAGCTTTTTATTCAGGAGCAGAAAGTGGAGCTGCTGGAGATCCACCATAGCCTGATGACGGCAGCCTATGAATTTTTTCTCTCCCATAAATCCGCTGGGGACCGTGAGCTGCTGCGCGGGCAATATGAACAGAATACAACGCTGCTGGCCGGGTTAATCAGCTATGGCAATCAACGCGGGGAGCTCGAAGTCGACTCGGCTCCGGCTGCCGCCAGCCGGATTGTCGTATTCATTGAAGGCTTGCGTGTACTCAGCCTGTCGGTGGAGCTGACCGAAGCTTTTATCACTGAGCAGTTGGGCTTTATTCAGAACCAGCTCTATGGAAGGAACAACGCCTAA
- a CDS encoding ABC transporter ATP-binding protein translates to MRAGLSVHKITKQYREQELVLKEVTLEVEEGSFTAIVGPSGSGKSTLLNIMSGLQKPSSGEVYINGNNITRFSEKEMANLRRRSLGQIFQGYYLMSHLTAEENIRMGLPVSGDSQTVQELAQLLDIEGILGQFPRQMSGGQQQRVAIARALIKKPQVLFCDEATGALDELNSKKVIALLHQVRLQYGVTVLFITHNPEIARTAQRVITMKDGSVHKDVVNAKPIRAEEMSWA, encoded by the coding sequence ATGAGAGCAGGACTAAGCGTTCACAAGATAACGAAGCAATACCGCGAGCAGGAGCTTGTGCTGAAGGAGGTAACGCTGGAGGTGGAGGAGGGCTCGTTCACAGCCATCGTAGGACCCAGCGGCTCAGGCAAAAGCACCTTGCTGAACATCATGTCCGGCTTGCAGAAGCCGAGCAGCGGTGAAGTGTATATCAACGGGAACAATATTACCCGCTTCAGCGAGAAGGAAATGGCCAACCTGCGGAGGAGGTCGCTGGGGCAGATTTTTCAGGGCTATTATCTGATGTCCCATCTCACGGCTGAAGAGAATATTCGCATGGGCCTGCCGGTATCCGGTGACAGCCAAACGGTTCAGGAGCTGGCGCAGCTGCTGGATATCGAGGGGATTCTCGGCCAATTTCCCAGGCAGATGTCCGGAGGCCAGCAGCAGCGGGTGGCGATTGCCAGAGCCTTGATCAAGAAACCGCAGGTTCTGTTCTGCGATGAGGCTACTGGAGCATTGGATGAGCTGAACAGCAAGAAGGTGATCGCCCTGCTGCATCAGGTAAGGCTGCAATATGGAGTTACAGTGCTGTTCATCACCCACAATCCGGAGATTGCACGGACTGCGCAGCGGGTTATTACTATGAAAGACGGTTCTGTTCATAAGGATGTTGTCAATGCCAAGCCGATCCGGGCAGAAGAGATGAGCTGGGCATGA
- a CDS encoding ABC transporter permease, translated as MRGLNKQIYSQLRQSRSYAIVLFLIVLLTSLMFFFVQFSIDKNEVKLKGYNLAQKQEQFRFQLSDTPEAELKLEELKQQFVIEERRIKKVTEQGRNLFLMQTPQELNLPYLVEGQLPQRTGEIAVLPQFLELNHKRVGDKLYIGREGYTITGSMYLPDVQAFVPWGEMQQEYASATFVLMQPEDYQAVTAYKRNYYSARAKSGVEAAVSLQKLKDDPEFINFEQSEDTAANSELRHSLESNTSLALSFLVVLSMVTWFIFHMFYKRFLLLHQQEIGVYKALGYTRRQISSVMLRFAVILSAAGALGGLLAGFLASNVLMNMLRSSYSFPYYERGVSAASLALGLLLPVAGTILITLATIVPFMKREPASLLNPVQSNRDNRGVLAALNKLVSLLPEKLRLPFRVVLRRWNALLLSAAAVLLMTTLFIMSYALYQSSNTLIDSQTAGVNYSYDISYSSLQPDALEASAAGRMYYLRQPVELFTESSSTSKPLQMLGLDTDGDLFILLDDKKHPIELENMEGVVVPQAMHVLYGIDAGDQLQFKVSDSTFTASVEAISENGEPDTVYTARPRLVEWLNLPANVHSGLWSKLNTADVQAQVVTSADRQAALQSSAVSNRSSAVMNQVIGLVIGCLLIYLVILLNFQDSLRDMQVLKLLGYRPKEIGRFLLDVYKPLFVVFYLLSLLPAIYITKQILRLISLQTGDYIPFSTSPWMLVLPLVVILLEYTVVVISFQRRVRKASDQESLNVI; from the coding sequence ATGAGGGGTCTGAATAAACAAATCTATAGTCAGTTGCGGCAGAGCCGCAGTTATGCCATCGTCCTGTTTCTAATCGTCCTGCTGACCTCGCTGATGTTCTTCTTCGTACAGTTCTCTATAGACAAGAACGAAGTGAAGCTTAAGGGATACAATCTGGCTCAGAAGCAGGAACAATTCCGCTTTCAGCTAAGCGATACCCCGGAAGCAGAGCTGAAGCTGGAAGAACTGAAGCAGCAGTTCGTGATTGAAGAACGCAGGATCAAAAAAGTGACCGAACAAGGCCGTAACCTGTTCCTGATGCAAACGCCGCAAGAGTTGAATTTGCCTTATCTGGTTGAAGGTCAGCTGCCGCAGCGTACCGGTGAGATCGCCGTGCTGCCGCAATTTCTGGAGTTGAACCATAAACGGGTAGGGGATAAGCTGTATATCGGACGTGAAGGGTATACCATTACGGGAAGTATGTATCTTCCGGATGTTCAGGCGTTTGTTCCGTGGGGCGAAATGCAGCAGGAATATGCCTCTGCTACGTTTGTGCTGATGCAGCCGGAGGATTACCAGGCAGTGACCGCTTATAAGCGCAACTATTACAGCGCCAGAGCGAAGTCAGGGGTGGAGGCAGCTGTCTCCCTGCAGAAGCTGAAGGATGACCCTGAATTTATTAATTTCGAACAATCAGAAGATACGGCTGCCAATTCCGAGCTGCGGCATTCGCTGGAGTCCAATACCAGCTTGGCATTGTCTTTCCTGGTGGTGCTGAGCATGGTCACCTGGTTTATCTTTCATATGTTCTACAAACGATTCTTGCTGCTGCATCAACAAGAAATTGGAGTCTATAAGGCCTTGGGGTATACCCGACGTCAGATTAGCTCTGTAATGCTGCGTTTTGCTGTGATTCTGTCAGCAGCGGGGGCCTTGGGAGGTCTGCTCGCCGGCTTCCTGGCCAGCAATGTGCTGATGAATATGCTGCGCAGCTCGTATTCCTTCCCTTATTATGAGCGGGGTGTGTCCGCCGCTTCCCTTGCGCTCGGACTATTGCTTCCTGTCGCCGGAACGATACTGATCACTTTAGCGACTATAGTTCCCTTTATGAAGCGGGAGCCAGCCAGCTTACTCAATCCCGTTCAGAGCAACAGGGATAATCGCGGAGTACTGGCAGCGCTGAACAAGCTTGTAAGCCTGCTGCCGGAGAAGCTGCGACTGCCATTCCGCGTGGTACTGCGCAGATGGAATGCCTTGCTTCTCAGTGCTGCCGCTGTGCTCCTGATGACTACGCTGTTTATTATGAGCTATGCCTTATACCAATCCAGTAATACCCTTATTGATTCGCAAACGGCAGGCGTAAATTATTCTTACGATATATCCTATTCCAGTCTGCAGCCGGATGCCCTTGAAGCTTCCGCAGCCGGCCGGATGTATTACTTGCGGCAGCCGGTCGAGCTGTTTACAGAGAGCAGTTCAACCAGTAAGCCGCTGCAAATGCTTGGACTGGACACAGACGGAGACCTGTTTATACTGCTGGATGATAAGAAGCATCCTATTGAGTTGGAGAATATGGAGGGCGTGGTGGTCCCCCAGGCCATGCATGTATTGTATGGCATCGACGCTGGGGATCAGCTGCAATTCAAGGTGAGCGACAGCACATTTACCGCTTCGGTTGAAGCGATCAGCGAGAATGGCGAACCGGATACGGTATACACTGCCAGACCTCGGCTTGTGGAGTGGCTGAATCTGCCCGCGAACGTTCATTCCGGGTTATGGAGCAAGCTGAACACTGCGGATGTACAAGCCCAGGTGGTTACTTCAGCGGATCGGCAAGCCGCCCTGCAGAGCAGCGCGGTGTCCAACCGTTCCAGTGCGGTGATGAACCAGGTGATTGGCCTGGTTATCGGCTGCCTGCTGATCTACCTGGTGATTCTGCTGAATTTCCAGGACAGCCTCAGGGATATGCAAGTGCTGAAGCTGCTTGGCTACAGACCGAAGGAGATTGGGCGTTTCCTGCTGGATGTATATAAACCATTATTCGTGGTATTTTATCTGCTATCCCTGCTTCCGGCCATTTATATTACTAAACAAATTCTCCGCTTGATTTCTTTGCAGACAGGCGATTATATACCGTTCTCCACCAGTCCGTGGATGCTGGTACTACCGCTGGTAGTCATTCTGTTAGAGTACACGGTGGTTGTAATCAGCTTTCAGAGGAGGGTACGGAAGGCAAGCGATCAGGAGAGCTTAAACGTAATTTAA
- a CDS encoding DinB family protein: MNATDLIIFNFEEVRRRSIKLWKAIPEERLNWKPDEDALTCAEMIRHLLQGEFLFHQVLIGRGGKALSNLFNPFEAKEFTSVDDELEFAQPYREEFLKYIRTISINDLENIEIDLYDAGGYIRTLGDMLLRIAYHEAVHTGQLLDYMRTMGIDRPKIWD; encoded by the coding sequence ATGAATGCAACTGATTTAATCATTTTTAATTTTGAAGAAGTTAGACGTAGAAGTATAAAATTATGGAAAGCTATACCCGAAGAAAGGTTAAATTGGAAACCTGATGAAGACGCTCTTACTTGTGCTGAAATGATTAGACATTTATTACAAGGTGAGTTTCTTTTTCACCAAGTTCTTATAGGTAGAGGTGGTAAAGCACTATCTAATTTGTTTAATCCCTTTGAAGCAAAAGAATTCACATCAGTAGATGATGAACTTGAATTTGCACAACCTTATCGTGAGGAATTCTTGAAATACATAAGAACAATTAGTATAAACGATTTAGAAAATATAGAAATCGACCTTTATGATGCAGGTGGTTATATTAGAACACTTGGGGATATGTTATTACGCATTGCTTACCACGAAGCTGTTCACACAGGTCAGTTGTTAGACTATATGAGAACAATGGGAATTGACCGCCCTAAGATATGGGATTGA
- a CDS encoding alpha-L-arabinofuranosidase C-terminal domain-containing protein, translated as MDTTTAALTIHPRRRGAELGDMFGIFFEDINHAADGGLYAELVQNRSFEFDPIDHREYHALTAWETVERGGGKAAVTIETSHPLNERNPHYAVIEILAEGAGVGILNQGFNSGISLTKGESYLFSVYARRDNSFNEPLVLTLESHEGVVHAEASITVDSAEWRKYEVRLTAQDTDVSSRLVLVTTGSGKLYLDMVSLFPEATFRGRPGGMRKDISEWLAALKPKFMRFPGGCLIHDGSLNPDARDSLYHWKNTLGDVAQRPSRRNNWSYNQTLGLGYYEYFQFCEDIGAKPLPVLPGGYNPHRNQAVPLDELEPWIQDALDLIEFANGDSSTPWGSKRAELGHPEPFGLEYVGIGNEEVGEPFFERYPYFHRAIKERYPDIKVINSSGPFAAGSEYDRGWNSAKGHGSDLVDEHYYQSPEWFLANYHRYDNFKADEPKVFLGEFASWGNSYYNALAEAAYMTGLERNAHAVGLVCYAPMLCNADYVNWKPDMIWFNNHQVYGTPNYYVQKLFMNHHGDQLLAVEGSGFSAPQAAAASAIIGPIVLTASNTAAEFYDIELLNRVTGEKRTFSGLSPEVNTMKDLPEGSNIPRVLELGETGWEHYTLSLKARRTAGPKGFIIEFGRKDDHNRLFWELGGWLNQDTMVCAVVDGRNSVLTQSMFSVETDVEYSLVLEVSGREIRTYIDGELVNETEDKLPTIEPLYYTASMELSSGDIILKAVNVQAEAVTAHINIDDNIQGGMNVDVFELSGHNLEDENSFEHPEQIVPQERSFSTEESGFAYTFPKQSVTVFRIRQRVSQ; from the coding sequence ATGGATACAACAACAGCAGCATTAACGATCCATCCCCGCAGACGTGGAGCAGAGCTTGGGGATATGTTCGGCATTTTTTTCGAAGACATTAATCATGCGGCAGATGGAGGACTCTATGCAGAGCTTGTGCAGAACCGTTCGTTCGAATTTGACCCTATTGATCATCGGGAATATCACGCATTAACGGCATGGGAAACCGTCGAAAGAGGGGGTGGCAAAGCAGCAGTCACAATAGAAACCAGCCACCCGCTCAATGAGCGCAACCCTCATTATGCCGTAATCGAAATTCTGGCAGAAGGGGCAGGTGTCGGCATCCTGAATCAGGGATTTAACAGCGGCATATCGCTGACCAAGGGTGAGAGCTATCTGTTCTCGGTGTATGCCCGCCGTGACAACAGCTTCAATGAACCGCTTGTGCTCACACTGGAGAGCCATGAAGGAGTTGTGCATGCTGAGGCATCCATTACAGTGGACAGCGCAGAATGGCGGAAATATGAGGTGAGACTAACCGCACAAGACACCGATGTCAGCAGCAGACTGGTGCTGGTTACCACAGGAAGCGGCAAGCTGTACCTGGATATGGTTTCCCTGTTTCCTGAAGCGACCTTCCGGGGACGTCCGGGCGGAATGCGCAAGGATATTTCTGAATGGCTGGCTGCGCTTAAGCCGAAGTTCATGCGTTTCCCCGGCGGCTGCCTGATCCATGATGGCTCCTTGAATCCGGATGCCAGAGATTCCCTGTATCACTGGAAGAATACACTTGGCGATGTTGCGCAAAGACCGTCCAGACGAAACAATTGGTCTTATAATCAGACACTCGGACTGGGGTATTATGAGTATTTTCAATTCTGCGAGGATATTGGGGCCAAGCCGCTTCCCGTACTTCCCGGCGGCTATAATCCGCACCGCAATCAAGCCGTTCCGCTGGATGAGCTGGAACCATGGATTCAGGATGCGCTGGATTTGATTGAGTTCGCCAACGGTGACAGCTCCACCCCTTGGGGAAGCAAACGTGCTGAATTGGGACATCCTGAACCGTTTGGCCTGGAATATGTAGGGATCGGCAACGAGGAAGTAGGGGAACCCTTCTTCGAGCGTTATCCTTATTTCCACCGGGCGATCAAAGAACGTTACCCGGACATCAAGGTGATTAATTCAAGCGGCCCGTTTGCGGCAGGCTCGGAATATGACCGGGGCTGGAACTCGGCAAAAGGACATGGCTCCGATCTGGTAGACGAGCATTATTATCAATCACCGGAGTGGTTCCTGGCCAACTATCACCGCTATGACAACTTCAAGGCGGATGAGCCGAAGGTTTTCTTGGGAGAGTTCGCCTCCTGGGGCAATAGCTATTATAATGCGCTCGCTGAAGCGGCTTACATGACCGGTCTGGAACGAAATGCCCATGCCGTCGGCCTGGTCTGCTATGCCCCCATGTTATGCAATGCCGATTATGTGAACTGGAAGCCGGATATGATCTGGTTCAATAACCATCAAGTTTACGGAACACCCAACTATTATGTGCAAAAGCTGTTTATGAATCACCACGGCGATCAATTGCTGGCTGTGGAAGGCAGCGGCTTCAGCGCACCGCAGGCGGCTGCGGCTTCTGCGATTATCGGGCCAATTGTCCTGACGGCCAGTAATACGGCGGCCGAATTCTACGACATAGAGCTGCTGAACCGGGTCACCGGGGAGAAGCGAACCTTCAGCGGACTATCCCCGGAAGTGAATACAATGAAGGATCTGCCGGAAGGCAGCAATATTCCGCGTGTACTTGAACTGGGTGAAACCGGCTGGGAGCACTATACTTTAAGCCTGAAGGCGAGAAGAACGGCAGGACCCAAAGGGTTCATTATTGAATTCGGGCGCAAGGATGATCACAATCGCCTCTTCTGGGAGCTGGGCGGCTGGCTGAATCAGGATACGATGGTCTGTGCCGTTGTAGACGGACGGAATTCTGTCCTGACGCAGAGCATGTTCTCGGTAGAAACCGATGTGGAATACAGCCTGGTGCTGGAAGTGTCCGGCAGAGAGATCCGCACCTATATTGACGGCGAACTGGTGAATGAGACCGAAGACAAGCTTCCAACCATTGAACCGCTGTATTATACGGCCAGCATGGAGCTTTCAAGCGGAGACATCATTCTGAAGGCTGTCAATGTGCAGGCTGAGGCTGTGACCGCTCATATCAATATAGATGACAACATTCAAGGGGGAATGAATGTAGACGTATTTGAATTGTCCGGCCACAACCTGGAGGACGAGAACAGCTTCGAGCACCCTGAGCAAATTGTACCGCAAGAGCGGAGTTTCAGTACGGAGGAATCCGGTTTCGCCTATACTTTTCCGAAACAATCGGTCACGGTCTTTAGAATTCGCCAGCGTGTATCCCAATAA
- a CDS encoding glycosyl hydrolase, whose translation MNAPLFRDPIHDGATDPTLIWNRAAKEWWMVYTSRRASAEDSGVAWVHGSGLGVASSKDGGATWAYRGLLPGLDIEWGHNTFWAPEIIWHEGTYHMYVSYIQGVPDRWSGFERNILHYTSPDLLAWSYQSMLSLSSNRVIDACVFPLPGGGFRMWYKDEAHNSATYAADSQNLYDWEVVGPVLTHQGHEGPNVFEFKGSYWMIIDEWRGQGVFRSEDLEHWERNGLILDQPGSRPDDGTIGLHADVVVQGDEAFIFYFTHPERSAANANLSTYATRRSSVQAARLDVVEGKLVCDRDEAFELALRGESE comes from the coding sequence ATGAATGCACCTTTATTCCGTGACCCGATTCATGACGGGGCAACAGACCCCACACTGATCTGGAACCGTGCTGCGAAGGAATGGTGGATGGTGTACACCAGCCGCAGAGCGTCCGCCGAAGATTCCGGCGTGGCCTGGGTTCACGGCAGCGGGCTTGGTGTGGCTTCCTCTAAGGATGGAGGTGCTACCTGGGCCTACCGGGGGCTGCTGCCTGGCCTTGACATCGAGTGGGGACACAATACGTTCTGGGCGCCGGAGATCATCTGGCATGAAGGAACTTATCACATGTATGTGAGCTACATCCAAGGTGTGCCGGACCGCTGGAGCGGTTTCGAACGTAATATTCTGCACTACACCAGCCCGGATCTGCTAGCATGGTCCTACCAGTCTATGTTGTCGCTTAGCTCGAATCGGGTGATCGATGCCTGTGTGTTCCCGCTGCCGGGTGGCGGCTTCCGCATGTGGTATAAGGATGAAGCACATAACTCCGCCACCTATGCCGCCGACAGCCAGAACCTGTATGATTGGGAGGTCGTCGGTCCAGTCTTGACCCATCAGGGCCATGAAGGTCCGAATGTGTTTGAGTTCAAAGGAAGCTACTGGATGATCATCGACGAGTGGAGAGGGCAAGGCGTCTTCCGCTCTGAGGATCTGGAGCACTGGGAACGCAATGGTCTGATCCTCGATCAGCCCGGCAGCCGACCGGATGACGGAACCATCGGCCTGCATGCTGACGTGGTGGTACAGGGGGATGAGGCGTTCATCTTCTATTTCACGCACCCGGAACGTTCTGCTGCGAATGCCAATCTGTCCACATATGCCACCCGACGCTCCTCGGTTCAGGCTGCACGGCTGGACGTGGTGGAGGGCAAGCTGGTCTGTGACCGGGATGAGGCGTTCGAGCTGGCACTGCGGGGCGAAAGCGAGTAG